The genomic interval AGATGGGAAAGTTGAACAACTTGAATGATAGATCTGCTATTGCtgtgaaatatatttttgatgTCTTGTAACATTATATTCTTGTTATATGTATACCAACAAAGTCACTTTTTAGTGCAGGCTAATGATTAAGATATTGTCGTTATCTATACATAGTTTTTTTGTTCTTTCCCGTGTATTATTTCTCTTCATGTGAGGAATTCTTATTAAAAATTTTCCTTTTGACATGGGAATAATTATTGAGACATGATATTACACCTTTTATTCATTTGTTTCCTTTTACTTTTGTAAGATTAGTTGTGAGTGTCCTTTTATGAAACATATTAAAGTTCCAAACTTGGTTTTACAGGTGGATGCAAAAAGGGCTTTGTCAAGAGAAGAACAGACCTCCTCAAAAAGTGGAAACTTTTCTTCCAATAGAAGCTCTGGAGGGGGAGGAAACTTTAAGaccaaaaaaatatttgttgGAGGGCTGCCTTCAACACTCACAGAAGATGGATTTCGGCAATTTTTTGAAACTTTTGGCCATGTAACAGATGTAGTAATAATGTACGATCAAAATACTCAACGACCCCGTGGTTTTGGTTTTATAACATTTGATACTGAAGACGCAGTTGATAGAGTACTTTTTAAGAACTTCCATGAGATAAATGGAAAACAAGTAGAGGTGAAACGAGCCCTCCCTAAAGATGCAAACCCAGGTGGAGGCGGTCGTGGTGGAGGCTACCAAGGTTATTCTGGTGGTGCCACAAATACATTTGACAGTAGAATGGATGGCAATAGATATATGCAACCTCAAACCGCTGGAGGTGGTTTTCCTCCATTTTCAGGGTATGGTGGTTATGGTTACGGAGCAGCCAACGGTGCAGTTGGTTATGGGGGATACGGGGCGTATGGTGTTGGCGGTTATGGAGGTTCTGCTACTGGATTTGGTGGCCCTGCCGGGTCCTATGGAAACCCAAATGCTCCTAATCCTGGGTATCTTAGTGGGGGGCCTGGtgcaatgaaaaataattgggCCAGTCAAACACCCACTGGGTATGGTGCCTCAGGCTACGGTACAGCTCCTTGGGCCGCCCCAGGTGGTGGGGCTGCTTCTGCTCCTAGAGGTCAATCTCCCAGCGGTGCATCTGGGTACGTAAACCAAGGTTATGGATATCCTAACTACAGTGGAAGCTACGGTCCTTACTCTGGCTCGTACCCTTCTAGTGGGCGTGCCCCAAATAGCAATGCTAGTGGTGGTGCCACAGGGGTAGATCAACAAGGCAGTGGCGGTTATATGGGAAGTGGGTATAGTGAGAACAATGGTAATTCAGGTTATTCTAATGCAGGATGGAGATCTGACCCTTCACAAGCTGCTGCTGGTTATGGCGGTGCTCAGCCCCGGCAGGTTTAGTAGGCAGAAAACCCAAAGGTTTTACGCCCTTTGTTCGCTATGGCAACAATAGGTTTGATTGCTTGAT from Cannabis sativa cultivar Pink pepper isolate KNU-18-1 chromosome 4, ASM2916894v1, whole genome shotgun sequence carries:
- the LOC115714049 gene encoding heterogeneous nuclear ribonucleoprotein 1; this translates as MDSDEGKLFIGGIAWDTTEEKLADYFGQYGEVTQTVIMRDKTTGRPRGFAFVVFSDPSVLDNVLSEKHTIDGRAVDAKRALSREEQTSSKSGNFSSNRSSGGGGNFKTKKIFVGGLPSTLTEDGFRQFFETFGHVTDVVIMYDQNTQRPRGFGFITFDTEDAVDRVLFKNFHEINGKQVEVKRALPKDANPGGGGRGGGYQGYSGGATNTFDSRMDGNRYMQPQTAGGGFPPFSGYGGYGYGAANGAVGYGGYGAYGVGGYGGSATGFGGPAGSYGNPNAPNPGYLSGGPGAMKNNWASQTPTGYGASGYGTAPWAAPGGGAASAPRGQSPSGASGYVNQGYGYPNYSGSYGPYSGSYPSSGRAPNSNASGGATGVDQQGSGGYMGSGYSENNGNSGYSNAGWRSDPSQAAAGYGGAQPRQV